From the genome of Fusarium oxysporum f. sp. lycopersici 4287 chromosome 3, whole genome shotgun sequence, one region includes:
- a CDS encoding hypothetical protein (At least one base has a quality score < 10), with protein MALCIQNILNSPAFDGNTSSSPATQPPSLTSEPSPRASTCPQSPYMPTDLSGTAPGQAVPAKRLLEDGTIEDVWPQYPNLHPPIGLSTGPSSAISDPGRLRSRALTAPHGTQAPLFTLPTSHAPGRLQPPPAHLQASHSPNIQAGWPLPRPTSETISSWSETLPRPGMWGSLFGVEEQQAFMALPGSETPIPVHMDFSQASKKANEKRQRNAKASTRHRRKKKIMQEENTKQLQELRNERRHMEMRIEELIQQRDFYREDRNRLRDIVAQTPSISGLAAGPPSPTISTSNSYAETGSLASGPSGSMSYGDVLSKERPTQRRRTDDHPEYSLPPYGSPASGHPSASSSALPPMPMPGYSGPSRPSSTASSASGERLPPLRVTEGRPPTGPPPGPGVQEQDLRTGQWVPVQPRVPETGWATRDTHRRP; from the coding sequence ATGGCTTTGTGCATTCAAAATATTCTAAACTCGCCGGCCTTTGACGGAAACACATCTTCGTCCCCAGCGACCCAACCACCCAGCTTAACATCCGAGCCCTCTCCTAGAGCATCAACATGTCCACAAAGCCCGTATATGCCAACAGATCTCTCAGGTACAGCTCCTGGGCAGGCGGTGCCTGCTAAACGGCTCTTGGAGGATGGGACGATCGAAGACGTCTGGCCCCAGTATCCCAATCTACATCCTCCAATTGGATTATCGACTGGGCCTTCCTCAGCGATATCTGATCCTGGTAGATTGCGTTCACGGGCGCTAACTGCTCCCCACGGAACACAAGCTCCCCTCTTCACTTTACCTACAAGTCATGCGCCAGGTCGCCTGCAACCACCTCCGGCGCACCTTCAAGCTTCACATTCTCCTAACATACAGGCTGGTTGGCCACTCCCCCGTCCCACGAGTGAAACTATCTCGTCATGGTCAGAAACACTACCAAGGCCTGGTATGTGGGGATCCCTTTTCGGTGTTGAGGAACAGCAAGCCTTCATGGCGCTTCCGGGAAGCGAGACACCCATCCCCGTCCATATGGACTTTTCCCAGGCGTCCAAGAAGGCAAAcgagaagagacagagaaaTGCAAAGGCATCGACCAGACAtagaaggaagaagaagattatgCAGGAAGAGAATACAAAACAATTACAAGAGCTTCGGAATGAAAGGCGCCATATGGAAATGAGGATTGAGGAGCTGATTCAACAACGGGACTTCTACCGCGAAGACCGTAACCGTTTACGAGACATTGTCGCACAAACGCCATCAATAAGTGGCCTTGCTGCCGGACCTCCTAGTCCTACTATTTCGACAAGCAATTCTTACGCTGAGACCGGGTCGTTAGCATCAGGGCCATCTGGGTCCATGAGTTACGGTGATGTACTATCCAAAGAAAGACCAACCCAACGCCGTCGAACCGATGACCATCCTGAATATTCGCTTCCACCATACGGGTCCCCTGCGAGCGGCCACCCGAGTGCATCTTCCAGTGCACTACCTCCAATGCCCATGCCAGGTTATAGCGGGCCATCACGGCCATCATCTACGGCATCCTCAGCGAGCGGCGAAAGGCTGCCGCCGCTGAGAGTAACGGAAGGTCGACCTCCTACTGGCCCACCCCCCGGGCCAGGTGTTCAAGAGCAGGATCTGCGAACTGGTCAGTGGGTTCCCGTTCAGCCTCGAGTTCCAGAGACTGGGTGGGCAACAAGGGACACTCACCGCAGGCCTTGA